The region TAAACTTGGGCGAATTAGCTCACACATAGAAGCATCGCATATTACAAATCTTTTTCCTTCGTTGGTTTTTTCATATAAAACCTTGCTTACTAAATAACCTGCATTTCCTACAATATAGCGACCTGGCTCACAGCAAATTGTCAAATCCTGTGCTTTTGCAATATTTTTAATCATATGTGCAAACTCATCTAAATTAGGCTCTATTTCATCATTTTTGTATTTAATACCAACTCCGCCACCAATATCAAAAAACTTAATATTTAGCCCTGCGGTATTTAGTTCTTTTATAAATTTTTCTACCAAAATAGCAGCTTGGATAATACTACTTAATTCTAAGATATTTGAACCTATATGAAAATGAACTCCTACTGGATTTAAATAATCTGATTTATGTGCTTTTAAAAACATAGCCCTAGCATTATCTAGACTAACTCCGAATTTGTTTTCTTTAAGACCTGTTGAAATATAAGGATGAGTTTTTGCATCTATATTAGGATTTACACGAATACTTATATTTACTACTTGATTTTTGCTCTTTGCAATACTTTCTAAAAGCTCTAATTCAGCACTACTTTCTACATTTATATAAAGTATTTTTTGCTCTATTGCAAATTCTAATTCACTTGCACTTTTACCAACCCCACTAAAAATTATTTTATAAGGTTTAGCACCTACTTTTAAAGCTCTTCTAATCTCATTTGCACTAACACAATCAAATCCACTATCTAAATTCGCTAAAAACTTTAATAAAGATAAATTTGAATTAGCCTTAACCGCGTAAAAAATATTATTTTTAGCTCCACTAAATGCTTTTTTAATACTATTAAATCTATTTTCAATCTCGTTAAAATCATACAAATAAAAAGGTGTATTAATACCATTTGCAAGTTTTAAAAAGTCCATTATTATCCCTTTATAATCAATTTTTCATCTATTTTTAACAAACATTATTAACGAATATATAATAATCAAAAATATAGGTAAAAGTATGGATATTTCTGGATTTATTACTCCATTTTGTGCAAATCTTAATAATAAAAATAAACTACCATAGAATAATAATGATATAAAAGTATATATTAAACCTATTAAATTTAAATCTGAAAATCTAGGCATAATAGGTAATTTATAAAAAATA is a window of Campylobacter sp. MG1 DNA encoding:
- the lysA gene encoding diaminopimelate decarboxylase, giving the protein MDFLKLANGINTPFYLYDFNEIENRFNSIKKAFSGAKNNIFYAVKANSNLSLLKFLANLDSGFDCVSANEIRRALKVGAKPYKIIFSGVGKSASELEFAIEQKILYINVESSAELELLESIAKSKNQVVNISIRVNPNIDAKTHPYISTGLKENKFGVSLDNARAMFLKAHKSDYLNPVGVHFHIGSNILELSSIIQAAILVEKFIKELNTAGLNIKFFDIGGGVGIKYKNDEIEPNLDEFAHMIKNIAKAQDLTICCEPGRYIVGNAGYLVSKVLYEKTNEGKRFVICDASMCELIRPSLYEAYHEILSFPSVNKLNESSKADLVGGVCESGDFLAKDIVLPPLMANDLVVIKSSGAYGFVMSSNYNSRTKVAEYSLYNNELKLINKAQSFDELIANELSCL